A part of Bacillus thuringiensis genomic DNA contains:
- a CDS encoding tyrosine-type recombinase/integrase codes for MQNSYYHLYCPKGVQSRYKLLVFNVSNEPFLPLTDFYDDVSKKISESSALSYLQCLLPFFSWVDKYSVYQGKRVQWSDFPEAIRIAVEDYLMDQMACKVREKDSFRFINRSNRSPNTVHLFLSALKSFYNSLITLRQYSYPNPLIDSHAILNEYKANTEGVRENKPRLPDKAGTEDPLVHRRLTDSYFKLINEEWQPEIIDDHLLYHKIKQAGNQVNWSLREKVIVRLLFETGARVSEIIKLTIGDYRSRKSFQEVKTFSKGSYGRRVKFLRFSKDTTKLLFQYINKERKIFDSAGRNFYLLPNDAPMFLTERGTPLSYQTWYPHWNKAMTLMDIRLNPHKIRHWFVTTSMREIYNISKTDAEIAQRKNELIKYMKWKQKETIEVYEHHFDEERHRGFHDKMLEHIAKKEKEYMNQSKQKRIKKAELTIVDTAKDIELEVDIQVLLDDFEGELWQQ; via the coding sequence ATGCAAAATAGTTATTACCACTTGTATTGCCCAAAGGGTGTACAAAGCCGATACAAATTGCTTGTATTTAACGTCAGTAATGAGCCATTTTTGCCGCTAACTGACTTTTATGATGATGTCAGTAAAAAAATCTCAGAGAGTTCGGCACTGTCTTATCTACAATGCCTTCTACCATTCTTTAGTTGGGTGGATAAATACAGCGTTTATCAAGGTAAACGTGTTCAGTGGAGCGATTTTCCAGAAGCCATACGTATTGCTGTAGAAGATTATTTGATGGATCAAATGGCTTGTAAAGTTCGAGAAAAGGATTCTTTTCGTTTTATCAATCGTTCCAATAGAAGCCCCAATACAGTTCACCTTTTTCTTTCGGCTCTCAAGTCGTTTTACAACTCCTTGATTACACTGAGGCAATACAGCTATCCCAATCCCCTTATCGACTCTCACGCAATATTAAATGAATATAAAGCAAATACAGAAGGTGTGAGAGAAAATAAACCGCGACTACCTGATAAGGCCGGAACGGAAGACCCGCTTGTACATAGACGTTTGACAGATTCCTACTTTAAGCTCATTAACGAGGAATGGCAACCTGAAATCATTGATGATCATCTTCTCTACCATAAAATCAAACAAGCTGGTAATCAAGTTAATTGGTCATTACGAGAGAAGGTCATCGTCCGTTTGTTATTTGAGACAGGAGCAAGAGTATCCGAAATAATTAAACTTACAATTGGAGATTATCGTTCCCGTAAGTCCTTTCAAGAAGTTAAAACATTTAGTAAAGGCAGTTATGGTCGTAGGGTGAAATTTCTTCGCTTTAGCAAAGACACCACGAAACTCCTGTTTCAATATATCAACAAGGAACGGAAAATATTTGACTCTGCAGGGCGGAATTTTTATTTGCTACCTAACGATGCACCAATGTTCCTGACGGAACGAGGAACCCCTTTGTCATATCAGACCTGGTATCCGCACTGGAATAAGGCCATGACGTTGATGGACATAAGGTTAAACCCACACAAAATAAGACATTGGTTTGTTACGACCAGTATGCGTGAAATTTATAATATCTCCAAAACTGATGCAGAAATCGCCCAACGTAAAAATGAACTTATTAAATATATGAAGTGGAAACAAAAAGAGACGATTGAAGTTTATGAACACCACTTTGATGAAGAAAGGCATCGAGGTTTTCATGACAAGATGCTTGAACATATAGCAAAGAAGGAAAAGGAGTACATGAATCAATCAAAACAAAA
- a CDS encoding DUF2812 domain-containing protein, translated as MKKAKIFFDIEKEEQWLNEQLQKGYRCTNISGLGIYTFEKTDKRYVMRLDYQDYLSKKKFKDYRVIYEDFGWNYIQGPWLSGTRYWQKEDDDQNEIFSDRQSKSNYYKRLMGYSSGIGILLLPYFHMLYKNSGVYLTEGLWSMKGALFWKALLFETPFVLLRLLPALMLVFVGISFYKNYQKYSMLKEK; from the coding sequence ATGAAGAAAGCTAAGATATTTTTTGATATCGAAAAAGAGGAGCAATGGCTGAATGAGCAATTACAAAAAGGCTATCGTTGTACAAATATTAGTGGATTAGGAATATACACGTTCGAAAAAACCGACAAGAGATATGTGATGCGACTGGATTATCAAGATTATTTGTCAAAGAAAAAGTTTAAAGATTACAGAGTGATATATGAAGATTTCGGTTGGAACTATATACAGGGGCCCTGGCTTAGTGGAACTCGATATTGGCAAAAAGAAGATGATGATCAAAATGAAATCTTCTCGGATCGCCAATCAAAGAGCAATTATTATAAAAGATTGATGGGTTATTCATCTGGTATTGGTATACTGTTATTGCCTTATTTTCATATGCTTTACAAGAATTCAGGTGTATATTTAACTGAAGGTCTTTGGAGTATGAAAGGTGCATTGTTTTGGAAAGCATTATTATTTGAAACTCCATTTGTCCTTTTGAGGTTGCTTCCAGCCCTTATGCTTGTTTTCGTTGGTATCAGCTTCTATAAAAATTATCAAAAGTATTCAATGTTAAAAGAAAAATAA
- a CDS encoding PadR family transcriptional regulator: MKHKLLPLSETMHYILLAMREPLHGYAVMQKIEKISNGTVILAAGTLYGAIENLNKHGWIESVGESGRRKVYMITAEGSAILKMEQNRLLHILSLYEGSESNEES; encoded by the coding sequence ATGAAACATAAATTATTACCGTTGTCTGAAACCATGCATTATATTTTATTAGCTATGCGTGAGCCACTCCATGGCTATGCCGTAATGCAGAAGATAGAAAAGATAAGTAACGGTACTGTTATTTTAGCAGCTGGTACATTATACGGTGCGATTGAAAACTTGAATAAGCATGGTTGGATTGAATCTGTTGGAGAGTCAGGTCGGAGAAAAGTTTATATGATAACTGCGGAAGGAAGTGCCATTTTGAAAATGGAGCAAAATAGGCTATTACATATTTTATCCCTGTACGAAGGAAGTGAATCGAATGAAGAAAGCTAA
- a CDS encoding uridine kinase family protein, with amino-acid sequence MEQLVRLINSIPKKQSTLLIGIDGCGGSGKSTFANKLKDECSNVTVVHMDDFYLPSSQLIKTPPEKKPIGADFDWRRVLNQVLEPISQNKEGRYQRYDWETDDLAEWHTVPVGGIVIIEGVYSIREELSSKYDFTIWVDCPRETRLSRGLERDGEEARNMWENNWMISEDIYVEEHKPFERADIIVNGTR; translated from the coding sequence ATTGAACAATTGGTTAGGTTAATTAATTCAATTCCAAAAAAACAATCAACCTTGTTAATTGGAATAGATGGTTGTGGAGGTTCAGGAAAAAGTACATTCGCAAATAAATTAAAGGATGAATGTTCTAATGTAACTGTTGTACATATGGATGATTTTTATTTACCATCCTCACAACTTATAAAAACACCTCCAGAGAAAAAGCCTATCGGTGCTGATTTTGATTGGAGGCGTGTATTAAATCAAGTTCTTGAGCCTATCAGTCAAAACAAAGAGGGACGTTATCAGCGATATGATTGGGAAACAGATGATTTAGCAGAATGGCATACTGTTCCCGTTGGAGGAATTGTCATAATAGAAGGTGTCTATTCTATTCGCGAGGAATTATCAAGTAAATACGATTTTACAATATGGGTTGATTGTCCACGAGAAACAAGGCTTTCACGAGGGCTTGAAAGGGACGGAGAAGAGGCTCGTAATATGTGGGAAAATAATTGGATGATTTCTGAAGACATTTATGTTGAAGAACATAAACCTTTTGAAAGAGCAGACATCATTGTTAATGGAACTAGATAA
- a CDS encoding IS110 family transposase: MENTITPFSYGNHSDDKGQEIRKFYQFYVGIDIGASFHVASCIKFDAFLDPKGIAWKRTKTMKFNSDSTGIAEFLKALKQIEDQFNITRDDFLILLEPTGGHYSYLVQQVLLNEGYQLFQVENKAVGEFRKNNLGISEKSDSMDAKVMSYMGWHKQLHPHMQGVTLIKPQTVLQSLFRTVMRDRWYLNVQLTRRKNQVQQLLKVTHPDLNKAFKKLGTSSVMKLVLEYPTGLHMKKSSEDELYKAISKAGAKNVAKRAAKTLSEIMPYTVAVPVEHLVGRQKWVIEEALRLEESIQLIDVEIHSLLRGDPEKGIEPHPYTELLLSFPFVSENIACTLIGVIGDIDRFNTYKEFKKYLGVSAENSQSGTSVRSTKQTYSGVRDARRVLYQMSMMMLANGKRKPTVFKAYYDRKVEEGMIKKKAIGHLCGKIANLIYTILKSSQKYDPKIHAAACGIEWNEVYELEEKQDSVLLS; encoded by the coding sequence ATGGAAAATACGATTACTCCTTTTAGTTATGGGAATCATTCAGATGATAAAGGTCAAGAGATTCGTAAGTTTTATCAGTTTTATGTTGGGATAGATATTGGGGCTAGCTTTCATGTAGCTTCTTGTATTAAATTTGATGCTTTTTTAGATCCTAAAGGAATTGCTTGGAAACGAACAAAAACGATGAAATTTAATTCCGATAGCACAGGAATAGCGGAATTTTTAAAGGCTTTAAAACAAATAGAAGATCAATTTAATATTACCAGAGATGATTTCTTAATTCTTTTAGAACCTACTGGTGGACATTATTCCTATTTAGTTCAGCAAGTATTATTGAATGAAGGGTATCAACTCTTTCAAGTGGAAAATAAAGCAGTTGGTGAATTTCGTAAGAATAATCTAGGTATCTCAGAGAAATCAGATTCAATGGATGCCAAAGTAATGTCCTATATGGGATGGCATAAGCAACTCCACCCTCACATGCAGGGAGTTACTTTAATAAAACCTCAAACTGTTTTACAATCCCTATTCCGGACGGTTATGCGAGATCGATGGTATTTAAACGTTCAGTTAACTCGAAGAAAAAATCAAGTTCAACAATTATTAAAAGTAACACACCCAGACTTAAATAAAGCATTTAAAAAATTGGGTACTTCTTCTGTAATGAAATTAGTATTAGAATACCCTACGGGTCTCCACATGAAAAAATCATCGGAAGATGAGCTTTATAAGGCAATTTCTAAAGCTGGAGCTAAGAATGTAGCGAAAAGGGCTGCAAAAACACTCTCTGAAATTATGCCCTATACAGTGGCTGTCCCTGTAGAACATCTAGTAGGAAGGCAGAAATGGGTAATTGAAGAAGCCTTGCGGCTTGAGGAAAGTATTCAACTTATCGATGTGGAAATTCATTCTCTCCTTAGAGGAGATCCCGAAAAAGGAATTGAACCACATCCATACACAGAGTTACTTCTTTCTTTTCCTTTTGTAAGTGAAAATATTGCTTGTACTCTAATCGGTGTTATTGGCGATATAGATCGATTTAATACATATAAAGAGTTTAAGAAATACCTTGGTGTTTCGGCTGAAAATTCGCAATCTGGAACTTCTGTACGCTCGACTAAACAGACATATAGTGGTGTTCGAGATGCACGTCGGGTACTTTATCAGATGTCTATGATGATGTTAGCAAATGGAAAACGAAAGCCTACTGTATTTAAAGCATATTATGATCGTAAAGTGGAAGAAGGAATGATAAAGAAAAAAGCAATTGGTCACCTTTGTGGTAAAATTGCAAATTTAATCTATACAATTTTAAAAAGTAGCCAGAAATATGATCCGAAAATACATGCAGCAGCTTGTGGAATAGAATGGAATGAAGTATATGAATTAGAAGAAAAACAAGATTCTGTATTATTGAGCTAA
- a CDS encoding tyrosine-type recombinase/integrase translates to MNETICLEKTLEAFSAYLNGKGRKHSTIQRYAYDIKDFFKWLEVNKILFHIKTWSELSEADYQAYFSELENKRKYSQKTRHRIWVVLKKLHMFLAIDSPLDDLDFSLIPDQSLSDKDFITEAEEKHLKQTILSTKGLTERQAKYRPLIMDRNVCIINLIVNYGLSLQELVSLNMSHIKFARNTISVPGENGVTKCVFLTDEDTHQLFKYYTTIQEPVRPRQHTDNPLFVAFDFNRGTYRWVYENDAPKALSEVAIQKMIRLEVKRAELNRRISAQQMRNTFILRLIKQGLTEDKLVSRVGFKTKISLKRYYQYSNSI, encoded by the coding sequence ATGAACGAAACAATTTGCTTAGAGAAAACCTTAGAAGCTTTTTCTGCGTATTTAAATGGAAAAGGACGAAAACATTCTACAATTCAACGTTATGCATACGATATAAAGGATTTTTTTAAGTGGTTAGAAGTAAATAAGATACTTTTTCATATTAAAACATGGAGTGAACTTTCTGAAGCAGACTATCAGGCTTATTTCTCTGAGTTAGAAAACAAACGAAAATATTCGCAGAAAACAAGACACAGAATATGGGTGGTTTTAAAGAAGTTACATATGTTTTTAGCGATAGATAGCCCATTAGATGATTTGGACTTCTCCTTAATTCCTGATCAATCACTAAGTGATAAGGATTTTATTACCGAAGCAGAAGAAAAACATTTAAAACAAACGATACTTTCAACAAAGGGATTAACAGAAAGACAAGCTAAATATCGCCCTCTTATTATGGATAGAAACGTTTGTATAATAAATTTAATAGTAAACTATGGATTGTCCTTGCAAGAGCTTGTATCGCTTAATATGAGCCATATTAAATTTGCTAGAAACACCATAAGTGTCCCTGGGGAAAATGGAGTAACTAAGTGTGTCTTTTTAACTGATGAAGATACACACCAGCTTTTTAAATACTATACGACCATTCAGGAACCTGTAAGACCTCGACAACATACAGATAATCCACTATTTGTAGCATTTGATTTTAATCGAGGTACTTATCGATGGGTATACGAAAATGATGCCCCCAAAGCGCTGTCTGAGGTTGCTATACAAAAGATGATTCGACTAGAAGTGAAGCGAGCAGAATTAAATAGGCGTATTTCTGCTCAGCAGATGAGAAACACTTTTATTCTCCGTCTTATTAAGCAGGGCTTAACTGAAGATAAGTTGGTAAGCAGAGTAGGGTTTAAAACTAAGATATCTTTAAAAAGATATTATCAATATTCTAATTCAATTTAA
- a CDS encoding sporulation peptidase YabG has protein sequence MAIQVGDVVAIMTPQPAGGFFMLAQPVQDLWRVVEVSPPVAKVKGVTNRCTILCPINQLAELPSEQITQIMHESDQRNIEYFNWRASLQNPNRFYREEIPSNEYFQSHGSILHIDADQRFMEKCKKKYEELGVKANAYYLDTPEMADNIESLLKQHNPDILVITGHDGLLNQENPMSLESYDSSKHYYNATKKAREFDRDKNSLIIFCGACMSFFEALIQAGANFASSPKRVNIQMFDPVFIAEKISKTPFLTKVNLAETIGSTISGFDGIGGMESIGKSKLTIPKINDVSIPNRNHPVTSPQSVSYKYNPRSSHYF, from the coding sequence ATGGCTATTCAAGTCGGTGATGTAGTTGCAATTATGACACCACAACCAGCTGGAGGTTTTTTTATGCTAGCACAACCAGTTCAGGATCTTTGGAGAGTAGTGGAGGTATCTCCTCCTGTTGCAAAAGTTAAAGGGGTGACAAATCGTTGCACTATCCTGTGTCCAATTAATCAACTTGCTGAGTTACCCTCAGAACAAATCACTCAAATAATGCATGAGTCTGATCAAAGAAATATCGAATATTTCAATTGGAGAGCCTCCCTTCAAAATCCCAATCGATTTTATAGAGAAGAAATACCTAGCAATGAATATTTTCAAAGCCATGGTTCTATTTTGCATATCGACGCTGACCAAAGATTTATGGAAAAATGCAAAAAAAAATATGAAGAACTTGGGGTTAAAGCTAACGCATATTATTTAGACACCCCTGAAATGGCTGATAACATTGAAAGTTTGCTAAAACAACACAATCCTGATATTTTAGTCATTACAGGGCATGATGGGTTATTAAACCAAGAAAATCCTATGTCATTAGAATCCTATGACTCCTCGAAACATTATTATAATGCAACAAAGAAGGCACGCGAATTCGATAGAGATAAGAATAGTTTAATCATCTTTTGTGGAGCTTGCATGTCCTTTTTTGAAGCATTAATCCAAGCGGGTGCGAACTTTGCTAGTTCACCAAAAAGAGTTAATATTCAAATGTTTGATCCTGTCTTCATTGCTGAGAAAATTTCAAAAACCCCCTTTCTTACTAAGGTAAATCTGGCCGAAACCATAGGAAGTACAATCTCCGGATTTGACGGAATTGGCGGTATGGAGTCCATTGGAAAATCAAAGCTTACAATACCCAAAATAAATGATGTTTCTATTCCTAATCGCAACCATCCAGTTACTTCACCTCAGTCTGTCTCGTATAAATATAACCCGCGATCTTCACATTATTTCTAA
- a CDS encoding VPS10 domain-containing protein, translating to MKKIRLTAIQMQSNQFGWAGIQYSNDDRQAIVYTKNSGQNWIVVNPLNAIFLSIYPVDINSAWVYGLTKKANNELVPTLFYTNNKGETWNEILIPVTADWEKTIEVTINLHTDNTNSIWVIISRQITSNTFEHNFYATQNRGQSWTTSKKINFSSPIR from the coding sequence TTGAAAAAAATTAGATTAACTGCTATTCAAATGCAAAGTAATCAATTTGGATGGGCTGGTATTCAATATTCAAATGATGATAGACAAGCTATTGTATACACAAAAAACTCAGGACAAAATTGGATAGTAGTAAATCCACTTAATGCTATTTTTCTATCAATTTATCCGGTAGATATTAATAGTGCTTGGGTTTATGGATTAACAAAAAAAGCAAACAATGAACTCGTCCCTACTTTATTTTATACAAATAATAAGGGGGAAACATGGAATGAAATCCTTATACCAGTTACAGCAGATTGGGAGAAAACTATAGAAGTCACTATTAATTTACACACAGATAATACAAATAGCATTTGGGTTATTATATCTAGACAAATTACATCTAATACATTTGAACATAATTTTTATGCTACTCAAAACAGAGGGCAGAGTTGGACAACCTCAAAGAAAATTAACTTTTCTAGTCCGATTAGATGA
- a CDS encoding NTTRR-F1 domain, whose protein sequence is MVSNLIINGDFEKGTFYPFVAGNAEIVSTNSHSGIYSASLNGGISSSFLIQDISVSQNESYNFFISLAKMGGARSSPLLIRITYFNNSTLLEVGLEIIIPSDRLPSNNDNKWLEIYQTTGISPPLANRAILFIYKEGQAGSPNVLVDDILLQPLKMYSVNTGPTGSTGSTGVTGPTGVTGATGETGSTGPTGATGVTGSTGPTGVTGVTGPTGPTGPTGVTGSTGATGSTGATGPTGNTGATGATGVTGPTGIGELTLTNYLYTYDTTNQAVAVGNAVVFNNNGPLVGAALTHTVGTANIVINQVGTYVANFTLTAVQANQFSFVLNGVSIPGGRYGTGINRIQTTGSVAFTVTTVPSTLTLVNNTSTTGTVTLSNIEGGNLIGVSASISIFRIG, encoded by the coding sequence TTGGTTTCTAATTTAATTATTAATGGTGACTTTGAAAAGGGGACGTTCTACCCATTTGTTGCAGGTAATGCAGAAATCGTCAGTACAAATAGTCATTCAGGTATTTATAGTGCCAGCCTAAATGGAGGAATAAGTAGTTCTTTTCTTATTCAAGACATATCTGTATCTCAAAACGAAAGCTATAATTTTTTTATATCACTTGCAAAGATGGGAGGGGCGCGAAGTTCTCCCCTATTAATCCGTATTACTTACTTTAATAATTCTACCTTATTGGAAGTGGGATTAGAAATTATCATTCCATCAGATCGTCTTCCTAGTAATAATGATAATAAGTGGTTAGAAATATACCAAACTACTGGTATTTCTCCACCGCTAGCAAACCGGGCAATCTTATTTATTTATAAGGAAGGACAAGCTGGAAGCCCAAATGTACTTGTAGATGATATATTATTGCAACCTCTTAAAATGTATTCAGTTAATACCGGACCAACCGGATCAACAGGATCAACGGGGGTAACGGGACCAACAGGAGTAACCGGTGCCACGGGGGAAACAGGATCAACCGGACCAACAGGAGCCACAGGAGTAACGGGATCAACCGGACCTACAGGAGTCACAGGAGTAACGGGACCGACCGGACCAACAGGACCAACGGGAGTAACGGGATCAACCGGTGCAACAGGGTCAACCGGAGCAACGGGACCAACCGGAAATACAGGAGCCACCGGAGCAACCGGGGTAACGGGACCAACTGGAATAGGAGAATTAACTTTAACAAATTATCTATACACATATGATACTACCAATCAGGCTGTTGCTGTTGGAAATGCAGTTGTTTTCAATAACAATGGGCCATTAGTAGGGGCAGCTCTTACACACACAGTAGGTACTGCAAATATTGTAATTAATCAAGTTGGCACATATGTAGCAAATTTTACATTAACGGCTGTGCAAGCAAACCAATTTTCTTTTGTGTTAAATGGTGTATCCATCCCAGGTGGACGTTATGGTACAGGAATAAATCGCATTCAAACTACAGGTTCCGTTGCTTTTACTGTTACAACAGTTCCTTCTACGTTGACTTTAGTAAACAATACTTCAACAACTGGAACAGTAACCCTGAGTAATATTGAGGGAGGAAATTTAATAGGAGTATCTGCTAGTATAAGCATTTTCAGGATAGGATAG
- a CDS encoding HEPN domain-containing protein, which produces MRNIEDLKEWVFIAKSDLDSAIYLSDMKPFPTAIICYHSQQCVEKLLKGFLALNGRPVPKTHNLLMLHKFCCRLDEEFSLILEQCVQLNGYATDIRYPYFEALTVQDGLIAIQHAQKVMSFYNKKLSKLNIHEIVID; this is translated from the coding sequence ATGAGAAATATTGAGGATCTAAAAGAGTGGGTATTCATTGCAAAATCCGATTTAGATTCTGCTATTTACTTATCTGATATGAAACCTTTCCCCACTGCAATTATTTGTTATCATAGTCAACAATGTGTGGAGAAACTCCTAAAAGGATTTCTTGCACTAAACGGTAGGCCAGTCCCTAAAACTCATAACCTTTTAATGCTGCATAAATTTTGTTGTAGATTAGATGAGGAGTTCTCATTGATTTTAGAACAATGCGTGCAGCTAAATGGTTATGCTACTGACATTCGTTATCCGTATTTTGAAGCCCTTACTGTTCAAGATGGGTTAATAGCTATACAACATGCTCAAAAAGTAATGAGTTTCTATAATAAAAAGTTAAGCAAACTAAATATACATGAAATTGTAATTGATTAA
- a CDS encoding nucleotidyltransferase domain-containing protein, which translates to MYNILKRQFNYIIRGVIRINEEVQRELDLLVQKIRETVSSVQKIILFGSHAYGTPNEDSDFDLCIVVEGVGERKREVINRINWGIYDVMETPVDILVYGPEEFQERASRTVTMEHKIALEGTVLYEKY; encoded by the coding sequence ATGTATAATATACTTAAACGTCAATTTAATTACATTATCCGAGGGGTGATTCGGATTAACGAAGAGGTACAAAGAGAATTGGACCTATTGGTGCAAAAGATTCGTGAAACTGTATCTTCTGTCCAAAAAATCATCCTTTTTGGCTCTCATGCATATGGCACACCAAATGAAGACAGTGATTTTGATCTCTGTATTGTTGTGGAAGGTGTAGGAGAAAGAAAAAGGGAAGTCATTAATCGTATTAATTGGGGAATTTACGATGTAATGGAAACGCCAGTTGATATTTTAGTGTATGGGCCAGAAGAGTTTCAAGAACGTGCTAGTCGTACTGTAACTATGGAACATAAGATTGCACTAGAAGGGACGGTCCTATATGAGAAATATTGA